From Chlorogloeopsis sp. ULAP01, a single genomic window includes:
- a CDS encoding glutathione S-transferase family protein has translation MSIQGTLSSWEELLDTARKNTSARRVRRLGQSPSTAPIPSSLHKLPPNTAPPVLLYRDTNSWCPFCERVWFALEEKEIPFETEFIDLSNKPKWYTDLVPTTLVPAAKIEGKLVYESKDILLALEERFTTPSLLPENSEENAVARQWVEEAETNGFRDIAYKFLREIPTDAHELANLQAAFETKLDELEQALSKYPGSYFLSSFSLVDIMYSPHLDRLAANLPVYRGYHIKGNPRFSRINAWFEALNQRPTYHRVKSDHITNNLLLRRRWGVEPIGNSLPLDPVDSEKIQFRAEAAERLSDNREVAIADILKNSGVQALAVDGNISAVQEAVEFHLRLLADYLINGNGAALPGGRTGGKDSLDPTVAAVGAITLAYVRNRICAPRDMSAGAATAFRVAADKVLASVY, from the coding sequence ATGTCTATTCAAGGCACACTATCTAGTTGGGAAGAACTGTTAGATACGGCTCGAAAAAATACTTCTGCGCGTAGGGTGCGGAGATTGGGGCAATCTCCTTCTACTGCACCAATCCCCAGCAGTCTCCATAAACTTCCCCCAAATACAGCGCCCCCAGTTCTTCTGTACCGAGATACTAACTCTTGGTGTCCTTTCTGCGAGCGAGTTTGGTTTGCTCTAGAAGAAAAAGAGATTCCATTTGAGACAGAGTTTATCGATTTGAGTAACAAGCCTAAATGGTATACCGATTTAGTTCCCACAACCCTTGTTCCGGCTGCAAAAATTGAGGGGAAGTTGGTGTACGAATCTAAAGATATTCTCTTGGCTTTAGAAGAAAGATTTACTACTCCTTCACTACTTCCTGAAAATTCAGAGGAAAACGCTGTTGCCAGACAATGGGTTGAAGAGGCAGAAACTAACGGTTTTAGGGATATTGCCTACAAATTTTTAAGAGAAATACCCACAGATGCTCATGAATTGGCAAATTTACAAGCAGCATTTGAAACTAAACTAGATGAGCTAGAGCAAGCTTTAAGTAAATATCCTGGGTCTTATTTTCTCTCAAGTTTTAGTCTTGTAGATATCATGTATAGCCCCCATCTAGATAGATTGGCAGCTAATTTACCTGTATACCGGGGATATCACATCAAGGGAAATCCACGCTTCTCTCGCATCAATGCTTGGTTTGAAGCGCTTAATCAACGTCCTACCTATCATAGAGTCAAATCGGATCATATCACCAACAATTTACTCCTACGTCGTAGATGGGGTGTGGAACCAATTGGTAATTCTTTGCCCCTCGATCCAGTAGATAGCGAGAAAATTCAATTTAGAGCGGAAGCAGCTGAGAGACTGAGCGATAATCGAGAAGTTGCGATCGCAGATATTCTCAAAAATTCTGGAGTGCAAGCTTTGGCAGTAGATGGCAACATTTCAGCAGTTCAAGAAGCTGTTGAGTTTCATCTGAGGCTACTGGCAGATTATCTTATTAATGGCAATGGCGCAGCTTTACCAGGTGGACGAACAGGTGGTAAGGATAGTCTCGATCCAACCGTCGCTGCTGTGGGAGCAATTACGCTTGCCTATGTGAGAAATCGCATCTGTGCGCCACGGGATATGAGTGCTGGTGCTGCAACTGCATTCCGAGTGGCAGCAGATAAGGTGTTGGCATCTGTTTATTAG
- a CDS encoding class I SAM-dependent methyltransferase family protein: protein MPKDWYEWHDLYNTEPKLQQRLEIVREYIAYSLNESPAGAIRIVSVCAGDGRDLLGTLENHPRTKDVYARLVELNSNLVERGRVTIEYLGLANQIEFINGDATIAANYIGAVPADIVIVCGVFGNLADEAELRRLLENLSFLSKQGTFIIWTRGHSNGIPYSESVRKVLHESGFEEVNFKLTSTGDMGVGIHRYRNENSPAPKEQQLFVFSGIPINAR, encoded by the coding sequence ATGCCAAAGGATTGGTATGAATGGCACGACCTCTACAACACTGAGCCAAAATTGCAACAGCGTCTAGAAATCGTGCGGGAATATATTGCTTATAGCTTGAATGAGTCCCCAGCTGGAGCTATCCGGATAGTAAGTGTTTGCGCGGGTGATGGGCGAGATTTACTAGGAACCTTAGAAAATCACCCTCGTACAAAAGATGTCTATGCACGATTAGTTGAGCTAAACTCAAATCTTGTTGAACGTGGACGAGTAACTATAGAATATCTGGGTTTGGCAAACCAAATTGAGTTTATCAATGGTGATGCAACGATCGCCGCTAACTATATAGGGGCAGTACCAGCAGATATTGTGATTGTCTGTGGTGTCTTTGGCAATCTCGCTGATGAAGCTGAACTCCGTCGCTTGCTGGAGAACCTAAGTTTTCTGAGTAAACAAGGAACTTTTATTATTTGGACTCGCGGACATTCTAATGGTATTCCCTACTCCGAGAGTGTGCGTAAAGTTTTGCATGAATCTGGATTTGAGGAAGTGAATTTTAAACTCACTTCTACAGGAGATATGGGTGTAGGTATTCATCGTTATAGGAATGAAAATTCACCTGCACCCAAGGAGCAACAGTTATTCGTGTTTTCCGGGATTCCAATTAATGCGAGGTAA
- a CDS encoding VOC family protein: MPKISLKLEIVIMWLNRIDHIQVTSSPEAEDAMLFFYSKVLGLTEIDKPETIKDNGGAWYVLGDMQIHVSIEKNPDNATSRRHICYSVHDLEAFQEHLQKYQVEIFLINNLY; this comes from the coding sequence GTGCCAAAAATCTCATTAAAACTGGAGATAGTAATTATGTGGTTGAATAGGATTGATCATATTCAAGTAACATCTTCCCCGGAAGCAGAAGATGCAATGCTATTTTTCTATAGCAAAGTTTTGGGACTTACTGAAATAGATAAGCCTGAAACAATTAAAGATAATGGAGGGGCTTGGTATGTTTTAGGAGATATGCAAATTCATGTCAGTATAGAAAAAAATCCTGATAACGCAACATCTAGACGACATATTTGTTATTCGGTACATGATTTAGAGGCTTTCCAAGAACACTTACAAAAGTATCAAGTGGAAATATTCCTGATAAACAACCTATACTAG
- the cutA gene encoding divalent-cation tolerance protein CutA yields MKLYYITLNNSDEVRQIGRALLEQKLAVCVNWFPITCAYIWQGEIKEEPEVVLIVKTQSGYRDEIEKVINQYISYTNFVAEISPTEINHNFLEWLNAEVPIRPLARTYVK; encoded by the coding sequence ATGAAACTCTACTACATTACCTTGAATAATTCAGATGAAGTGCGTCAAATTGGACGTGCTTTGTTAGAGCAAAAACTAGCCGTTTGTGTTAATTGGTTTCCGATTACCTGCGCTTACATTTGGCAAGGAGAAATTAAAGAAGAACCAGAGGTGGTGTTAATTGTGAAAACTCAGTCAGGGTATCGGGATGAGATTGAAAAGGTAATTAACCAGTACATTAGCTACACTAACTTTGTTGCAGAAATTTCACCTACAGAAATTAATCACAACTTTTTGGAATGGCTGAATGCTGAAGTTCCCATACGTCCATTAGCAAGAACATACGTCAAATAG
- a CDS encoding MFS transporter — protein sequence MQQSNKQGSAKDKHLFSFFQIPPALKSPNVCCFVIGESVSFFGSWMTQIALVWMVYQLTNSAMLVGVAGFTNQATGLIITPLVGVLLDRWNLRYVLLTTQLVSILLSSTLTFLTLSNHISFVWIIIIGILQGTVKAFDLPARLVTIPRLVDNKADTYSAISIHSFLINTAKFVSPMIGGLLIAKTGTASCFLVDSVSYIPFILAILTTQINSLPNKSRTKKDNIWKNLKEGFVFAYNFLPIKYVFILQIVICFMAMTYINLIPIFAKNILNGNAETMGFLMTASALGSIVAGLYLILRKEATGLGKIIARSAMSLGLGLILFSRSASLEICLVLIFIVGMANTLTLAAISNFIQLILVDENKRGRVTSIFTTGFLGILPFGNLFFGGLTGQVGVANALLFGGICCFIGACFFARKLPKIKNILYPIYLDMGLLPQVK from the coding sequence ATGCAACAAAGTAATAAACAAGGTTCTGCAAAAGACAAGCATCTGTTTAGTTTTTTTCAGATTCCACCAGCTCTAAAATCCCCAAATGTTTGTTGTTTCGTAATAGGAGAAAGTGTATCTTTTTTTGGCTCTTGGATGACTCAAATTGCCTTGGTATGGATGGTATATCAATTAACTAATTCAGCCATGTTAGTTGGCGTAGCTGGATTTACTAATCAAGCTACAGGTTTAATTATTACTCCTTTGGTGGGTGTGTTACTGGATCGCTGGAATCTACGATATGTTTTACTAACTACTCAGCTAGTCTCTATTTTACTATCCTCCACTCTAACTTTTCTAACTCTTAGCAATCACATCAGCTTTGTATGGATTATTATCATCGGTATACTTCAGGGAACAGTCAAAGCTTTTGATTTACCAGCACGTCTTGTCACTATTCCCCGACTTGTGGATAACAAAGCAGATACTTATAGTGCCATTTCCATACATTCATTTTTAATTAATACGGCTAAGTTTGTTAGCCCAATGATTGGAGGTTTACTAATTGCTAAAACTGGAACTGCTTCGTGTTTTTTAGTAGATAGTGTCAGCTATATACCATTTATTTTGGCTATCTTAACTACTCAAATTAATTCATTACCTAATAAGTCTCGCACTAAAAAAGATAATATTTGGAAAAATTTAAAAGAAGGTTTTGTATTTGCATATAACTTTTTGCCAATAAAATATGTTTTCATTTTGCAAATTGTAATTTGCTTTATGGCAATGACTTATATAAATTTAATACCCATTTTTGCTAAAAATATATTAAATGGTAATGCTGAGACGATGGGATTTCTCATGACAGCCTCAGCACTTGGTTCTATAGTAGCAGGTCTTTATCTAATTCTTCGTAAAGAAGCTACAGGCTTAGGAAAAATAATAGCTCGTTCTGCCATGAGTCTTGGTTTAGGTTTAATACTTTTTTCTCGTTCAGCAAGTTTAGAAATTTGCCTAGTTTTGATTTTTATTGTTGGAATGGCTAATACTCTCACTCTTGCTGCAATTAGTAATTTTATTCAATTAATTCTTGTTGATGAAAATAAAAGAGGTAGAGTTACAAGTATATTTACAACAGGTTTTTTGGGAATACTACCTTTTGGGAATTTATTTTTTGGTGGACTAACAGGTCAAGTTGGAGTTGCTAATGCTTTACTATTTGGTGGTATCTGTTGCTTTATAGGAGCTTGTTTTTTTGCTAGAAAACTACCTAAAATTAAAAATATATTATATCCTATATATTTAGATATGGGCTTGCTCCCACAAGTTAAATAA
- a CDS encoding dienelactone hydrolase family protein, translated as MTNTATDAAIRTAHVKIPNGDLQIDAYLAEPMAQGTFPAVIVIQEIFGVNIHIREVTERLANEGYVAIAPAIFQRLAPGFEAGYTPEDIQIGRKYKEQTKADEILSDIQATITYLKTLPNVNGDAIASIGFCFGGHVVYLAGTLPEIKAIASFYGGGIVNSTPGGGAPTITRTPDIKGTVYAFFGTQDAGIPQEQTEQIEAELKKYQIPYQVFRYPAEHGFFCNHRGSYNPEAAADAWSKVKELFNNQLQTV; from the coding sequence ATGACTAACACAGCAACAGATGCAGCAATTCGCACTGCTCATGTCAAAATTCCTAACGGCGATTTGCAAATAGATGCTTATCTAGCAGAACCTATGGCTCAAGGAACTTTTCCAGCAGTAATTGTGATCCAGGAAATTTTTGGAGTGAACATTCACATCCGGGAAGTGACAGAAAGATTAGCTAATGAAGGGTATGTAGCTATAGCACCTGCAATTTTTCAGCGCCTTGCTCCTGGTTTCGAGGCTGGATACACCCCTGAAGATATCCAGATTGGCAGAAAATATAAAGAACAAACCAAAGCAGATGAAATCTTGAGTGATATTCAAGCGACTATTACCTATCTGAAAACTTTGCCAAACGTGAATGGTGATGCGATCGCTTCTATTGGTTTTTGCTTTGGCGGACACGTTGTATACTTGGCTGGAACACTTCCAGAAATTAAGGCTATAGCATCTTTCTATGGTGGTGGTATTGTTAACTCAACTCCTGGTGGTGGTGCGCCCACCATTACCCGTACCCCAGATATCAAGGGTACTGTTTACGCCTTCTTCGGTACTCAAGATGCAGGAATTCCTCAAGAACAAACAGAGCAAATTGAAGCAGAGTTAAAAAAATACCAAATTCCTTACCAAGTCTTCCGCTATCCTGCCGAGCATGGTTTTTTCTGCAATCATCGTGGTAGTTACAATCCAGAAGCTGCTGCTGACGCTTGGAGCAAAGTAAAGGAATTATTTAACAACCAGCTTCAGACAGTCTAA
- a CDS encoding GNAT family acetyltransferase, giving the protein MKNINIVVRPYQEQDEEQVIELWHNCGLVVPWNHPRKDIWLKLQVQPELFLIGLVETQVIATIMAGYEGHRGWLNYLAIAPEYQRQGIGQYMVEQVITKLKAMNCPKINLQIRTFNTSVIKFYECLGFKIDDVVSMGKRL; this is encoded by the coding sequence ATGAAAAATATCAACATAGTAGTTAGACCATATCAAGAGCAAGATGAAGAACAAGTGATTGAGTTGTGGCACAACTGCGGATTAGTAGTACCTTGGAATCACCCTAGAAAGGATATTTGGCTCAAATTGCAGGTACAACCAGAATTGTTCCTCATTGGTCTGGTTGAAACTCAAGTTATTGCTACCATTATGGCAGGATATGAAGGTCATCGTGGTTGGCTTAACTACTTAGCCATAGCTCCAGAATATCAACGTCAAGGAATCGGTCAATATATGGTTGAGCAAGTAATCACCAAATTAAAGGCAATGAATTGCCCAAAAATTAACTTACAGATACGTACGTTTAATACTAGTGTTATTAAGTTTTACGAGTGCCTTGGTTTCAAAATTGATGATGTTGTTAGTATGGGCAAGCGTTTGTGA
- a CDS encoding DOPA 4,5-dioxygenase family protein, translating to MQDDTVKITGFHAHIYFDTTTREAAAHIREGLGADFNVQLGRWHEQPIGPHPKAMYQVAFSPEQFGKVVPWLMLNREGLDILIHPTTGDDVADHTDHSLWLGKKLELNIEFLRQVRAT from the coding sequence ATGCAAGATGACACTGTTAAAATCACTGGTTTTCACGCCCATATTTACTTCGATACTACAACTCGTGAGGCGGCTGCACATATACGCGAAGGATTAGGCGCTGATTTTAATGTACAACTTGGACGCTGGCATGAACAGCCCATCGGTCCCCATCCAAAAGCAATGTATCAAGTTGCATTTTCTCCAGAGCAGTTTGGTAAGGTTGTTCCTTGGTTAATGCTCAATCGTGAGGGATTAGATATTCTTATCCACCCGACAACTGGTGATGATGTAGCAGATCATACAGACCATTCTCTTTGGCTAGGAAAGAAGCTAGAGTTAAATATCGAGTTTCTACGACAGGTGAGAGCAACTTGA